The region acattgtcgctggcagtcacgttgtcggcggccgCTGCTGccgtcacattgtcgctggcagtcacgttgtcggcggctgctgctgcggctgccgtcacattgtcgctggcagtcacgttgtcggcttctgctgctgtcacattgtcgctggcagtcacgttgtcggctgcggctgctgctgctgctgccacgttgtcggctgcggctgctgctgccacattgtcgctggctgtcacgttgtcggcggatgctgctgccgctgtcacgttgtcggcggatGCTGCCACATTGTCGCTGGctgtcacgttgtcggcggatgctgctgccgctgtcacgttgtcggcggctgctgccgccgctgtcacgttgtcgctggctgtcacgttgtcggcggctgctgccgctgctgtcacattgtcgctggctgtcacgttgtcggcggctgctgccgctgctgtcacattgtcgctggctgtcacgttgtcggcggcggctgctgctgtcacattgtcgctggctgtcacgttgtcggcggcggctgctgctgtcacattgtcgctggctgtcacgttgtcggcggcggctgctgctgtcacattgtcgctggctgtcacgttgtcggctgctgctgctgtcacattgtcggcggcggctgctgctgctgtcacattgttgctggcagtcacgttgtcggctgctgctgctgtcacattgtcgctggcagtcacgttgtcggcgcTGCTGCCGCCGcgctgtcacattgtcgctggctgtcacgttgtcggcggccgCGCCGCCGccacattgtcgctggcagtcacgttgtcgggcggctgctgctgctgctgctgctgccgtcacattgtcgctggcagtcacgcgtcgggcggctgctgctgctgccgccacattgtcgctggcagtcacgctgtcgctggcagtcacgcGGTCggggcggctgctgctgctgctgctgccgcacacattgtcgctggcagtcacgttgtcggcggctgctgctgctgctgctgctgcgccaCATTGTCGCCGGCAGTCACgctgtcggcggctgctgctgctgccgccacattgtcgctggcagtcacgcttgtcggcggctgctgctgctgccgctcacattgtcgctggcagtcacgcttgtcggcggctgctgctgcggctgccGCCGctgtcacgttgtcgctggcagtcacgttgtcggcggctgccgccgctgtcacattgtcgctggcagtcacgttgtcggcggctgctgctgctgctgtcacattgtcgctggcagtcactttgtcggcggctgctgctgctgctgtcacattgtcgctggcagtcactttgtcggcggctgctgctgctgctgtcacattgtcgctggcagtcacgttgtcggcggctgctgctgctgatgtcacattgtcgctggcagtcacgcTGTTGTCGGCGGCGGCTGctcacattgtcgctggcagtcacgtgtcggcggcggcggctgctgctgtcacattgtcgctggcagtcacgttgtcggcggcggctgctgtcacattgtcgctggcagtcacgttgtcggcggcggctgctgtcacattgtcgctggcagtcacgttgtcggcggcggctgctgtcacattgtcgctggctgtcacgttgtcggcggcggctgctgcagctgtcacattgtcgctggctgtcacgttgtcggcggatgctgctgctgctgtcacattgtcgctggctgtcacgttgtcggcggatgctgctgctgctgtcacattgtcgctggcagtcacgttgtcggcggctgctgctgctgtcacattgtcgctggctgtcacgttgtcggcggatgctgctgccgctgtcacattgtcgctggctgTCACGTTGTCGGGCGGATGCTGCTGCcgctgtcacattgtcgctgcctgtcacgttgtcggcggctgctgctgccgctgtcacattgtcgctggttgtcacgttgtcggcggctgctgctgccgctgtcacattgtcgctggctgtcacgttgtcggcggctgctgctgccgctgtcacattgtcgctggctgTCACGTTGTCGGGGcggccgccgctgctgctgtcacattgtcgctggcagtcacgttgtcgctgtgTAGATTGTCATCCttctcagtttttttcttctggGCTGTTCAGGGTCGTTGTACAACTTTTTGGTGGCCAATTGATGCCTTAGCTTCCACTTCATTGCTTTCCAGTTGTACTGAAAAGTGAGACATTTCAGATCCAAAAGAAATTGAGTCATGTTCAGTTTCGCTAGACTTGACACACTGCTGCGCTAATTGACTGCCAAGAGACTGAGTTTCTAAAGCTCAAACATTTATTAACAGACTACAGAATTGGTCCAAAACACCAGTCCAGTGTGGTTTTATATGACCTGACAGAACAAATATTGAGGTCTTTCCTTATCCATGATGTCATGGTATGTAGGTATACTATTTTATAATTGTTTGCATGATTTTAAGTAGAGAAAGTTGACTTGACATTGTATGGTCAATGTAGTTTTAATTACACTTGTTTGGAATCCCAGTATCAGGTGATTAAAAGCCAGATAAAAGCATTAAACTGAACACTTCTTTAACTACATTGGGAGGTTAAGAACCAAGGTTCTACACAAACTTGCATTTTGCCAGTAGGGTTTCACAGAACCTGCTCACCTTCTTTAGCATCTTTCTGCAACATGGATTCCATTGACTGGAAGAGGACAAGGGCCTTCTTTATGGAGATCTCATTGGGAGACAAATCTGCCGTACAGAACAAATTAAGTTACTTAGTGTCAGAATGGAGCTCTGAAAAGATTTTAATCATAAATGTTGTTACCTCGCATTCTCCTCTGCAGCCCATTAACACGTCTTTCATTTGCGCCACCAACTGGCAAACAAGAGCCTATGGACATTACACTTGCTGTTAATCAaatgtttatgctgttttaTGGCACAACACAACACCAAGTTGTTACAGTTAAATGACATTTGAGGAATTAAGGAACTTTCAAAAGTCATGGCAAAGCATACTCCAGTATGCCAAAAGACCTTACTCCTACATTTGTTATACTACACTACCATTTTCTTAAACATTTGCTTCAAACAGAAGGAATATAAAACCTTTGGCGAGCCAAACAGTCAGCACATAAATAAGCACGACCCAAACAGCTCCCATTGCTTCAGTCACCAAGGGAAAATACTACCTGTGCCACATGTGAGGTTTTAAAAGCCCATCATGCTGGTGATACAGCTGTTGCTGATCAGCTCTAATTGTCTGTCAGGAATCAGTGCTAGTTGAGATTCAGCTCTTCATGTGACAAGCATGTAAAACAATTTCTCAGCTTATAAAACTCTGAGAatgttgtatgtatttgtgtcatATTACTTGTTTTGGATGTATGCTAAGGAGCAATTCTAATATTAAATACGAGCTCCTGAGAAAGctccattaaaaaaatgtcactaCTCTTCAGACAGCCATGGAAGCAATAAAGGCTGTAACTGGGAGCATGGCAACAACTAAAAAtgggagaaaggaaaggaacagTCAGAGGGTCACTAAAGTCATCAGAACGTATCCTCTGGGAACGTTGAAAATATGTGTAACAAATGCAATAGCAATCCATGTaatagttgttgatatatttcagtctggaccaaagtggtgaacagacagactgacGGACAGAACAACTTTGCCTATGATCAACCTATAAAATAGAATGTACTATCATTGATATTATTGCCCTGCagacccacacaggtgtttgctGTTATTGTGGTTGATTAgatctgctcaggttgaaggaGGACCAAGCTATATGCTGGGATTTATGTGCAGTCACCAACCTGCATGTATTAATTAGTAGTGACAAGAAGATGAAGCCTAATgatgttttggggttttctgTTTGTGGCGAAAGAAAGATTAGAAGCTTAGATCTGCAAGCTCAGTGACATCTGGTGGTTTGCAAAACATATAGCAGCCATTCAAGACTGGGGCTAAAGCACTACAGCACCTCACGGATTCCACAGTTTCAGTCTCACATGTGTGCAGTAAAAGTCCGAGAAGCGGTGAGGACTCCGCCTCGATACGTGGTtcgcactctaccaggtgagctccTAAGGCGCCCTCAGATcactttttaatacatttcaatgatctaaagtgttttatttgtaaagagTATACTTGGGCTTATCTCAGCttacaaaaatattgaatgaCAACTCTCCTGAAAAGTGATGTGAAACGCACCCTCAAAGAATTTACTTAATACTATCACACATggtgttatatacagtataaacaagaCTGAAATATATACACGGAAAAGAGAAAGCACAGTACTACTCGCCCCGGTGCCCTGCAGACTTTTCCCACAAGTTTTACTGAGAATAAAAGTTGTCTTTAAAACCAGTGTTGCGTGCCTTGATGCTTCGAAAGTGCTTACCTGATGGCAGCAGCAAGATTAAATAGTGGCCTGGATGAGGGCTTTTCTCGTGCACCTTGTATCATATATTTCATCCAGGTGGGGCTGATTGCTCCCTATTGTTTTGGAGGCctgcttaaaggaataattcaccATTTTGGGAACTACACCTTTGCTTTCTGGCAGTTAGATGATCGATTTTCACATCTTCTATGATAAAGGATGGTATCGTGCAATTACGGAATTGTCTCTCTCcatttgtaatttattatgtttatttcacGAGTCACTTCAGGGCCCCCCATAGTTAGGCGGTGTTGCAATGAAGTGAGGGGTCACGACATTTCTAACAACTTAAACCAGGAATACGCTGCAACAATAAAATTGTTTAGGATACTGAAAATAAGCAAATCAGGTCAATATATTAATGCTGCAGACATCAGTACATTTTGACAAGACTCCTGTGGTCACGGTCAATATCctggcagcagcaacagttgAGTTGAATTGATGCCACTGGTATCTGGTTTAAACTACAGCACATTAAAAGTCATAAATGTGCAACAATATAGGGATTTGAAAGAAACTAGGCATAGCTGTCATTTAACCTATACACCAATATCTGGAAaaataaggaaacaaaaaagatcagttagagatttatttaaaatcagagacagataaaaatggGTACATGCAGAAACATCTTCAATGCAAAAATAAGTCTTGCATGGTTCCTCAAACCTAGTCCCATACTTCAGTTGCCTCTTAATGTGATCAGTTCTGGAGGTCTAGGATAAGGCTGCTTCTACAGTCACGTTTTCGGCTCTTCTATTCACTGCTGCTCTTGCATTTCTTGCTGCTGccgtcacattgtcgctggcagtcacgttgtcggcggctgctgctgctgctgccgtcacattgtcgctggcagtcacgttgtcggcggcggcttctgctgctgtcacattgtcgctggcagtcacgttgtcggcttctgctgctgtcacattgtcgctggcagtcacgttgtcggcggcggcttctgctgctgtcacattgtcggcggcggctgctgctgtcacattgtcggcggcggctgctgctgtcacattgtcggcggcgctgctgctgctgtcacattgtcggcgcggcgctgctgctgctgtcacattgtcggcggcggctgctgctgctgctgctgtcacattgtcgctggcagtcacgcgttgtcggcggctgctgctgctgcccgccacattgtcgctggcagtcacgcGAAATCGGCGGCTGCTGCCG is a window of Siniperca chuatsi isolate FFG_IHB_CAS linkage group LG20, ASM2008510v1, whole genome shotgun sequence DNA encoding:
- the LOC122867991 gene encoding antifreeze protein Maxi-like, which translates into the protein VTASDNVTAAAAAADNVTASDNVTAAAAAADNVTAAAASADNVTASDNVAASADNVTAAAASADNVTASDNVAAAAAADNVAAAAAAAADNVTASDNVTAAAADNVTASDNVTAAAEMRADSVTASDNVTAASVAAATM